The Fusobacterium polymorphum genome segment GAGATAGATATATATATAAATCAAATTCTTCACTACTGGATAGGATATTTACCAAGTAATAATGAAAATATTATAAAGGAAGATGTTGAACCCTCTAAGTTAGTTAAAGCAAGGGAATTAAATTTAATTGATGATGAAATGATAGAAAAATTATTTATAGACTTATTATCAAGTAATGTAACTCTTTCAGAGCAATATTTAGATGATGTTTGTGTTTTAACTAATAATAAATCAATTAAAGAATTAGAAAAATATATGGAATATATTCAAATGAAAGAAACTCTTACAACTGTTTCAAGTTATATTCTTAAAAAAGAAGGAGTTTTAATAGGAAACTTTAAAACAGCAACAGATATTTTGAGATTGATAGCAAAGATATCTGGGGATGAATTAAATAATAAACATATCCATTTTGCATATTTTTCAAGAACAGAGTTAAGTCAGCTAATGACTAAACTTGAAAATTTACAAAACCCTATGCCAGATATTAAAAGGTATTCTAAGCCTTGGCATACTTTTTTTAAACTTTATGCTAAAAAAATTAATTTTAATAAGTATCCTAAAGTAAGAAAAGTTGCAGATATGCTATTTGGAGATATTTCCTATATGACTGAAAGAGGAAAGATCAATGAAAAAATTAAAAGACTTCCTATTATGTCAGAAGAAGATTTAGATAATTTTGTTAAAGAATTTACAATTTTTTATGGAGATTATGTAAGAGAAATTTTATCTCTACTAAATAAAGCAAATGAAAATCAATATGAAAAATTATTGATAGGTTTAGAAAATTGTGTAACTAAGGTTAATACAAGAATATTATTTCAATTATATGATAGAGTAATAAATTTACAAGAAAAGGATAATTTAGTTCCTCGTTTGGTAAATAGTAAGGGTAAATGGAGAAGATTAAAAGAAAGTATTTCTTTATCAGATGAATTATTAAATAGAGTTTTAGAAATTGTAGAAGATGGAATAAAAATACAATTAAAAGAAAAAGAAAATCTAGGAAAAGTTTATATTGATGAAGATTACAAAAATATTATGTTGACTACAAGTGAAAAAGATAGCAATGTAAGCTTAAGACCTATGACAAGAGGTTCAAGAATAGCATTTAATCCTAATGCAGAAGTTTTAAGATTTTTTGTTGCTTGGAAAAATTTAGATGAAAAGATTATGAAAGAATTTAAAGTTAAATATGGTAGAGTAGATATTGATTTATCAGCACTTAGTTTTGATAAAGACTTTAAATTTAAAAGAGTAGTTGCTTATTATAATCAAAAAGAAATGGGATTTGCTTTTAGTGGAGATATTACTGATGCACCACAAGGAGCATTAGAATATATTGATATATATGACTTAGAAAAGCAAAAGAAAAATGGAACTAGATATATTCTAATGCAAATTCGTTCATATAATGGTTATACATTTAAAGAAATAAATAGCGTCTATGCTGGTGTTATGGAACTAACTTCTATTGAAGCAAAAGAAAAGAAAAATATGTATAGCACAGCAATTACACAAGGATTTCAAATTATGTCTCCACAAATAACTACTAATACAATTTTAGTTGATTTAGTGAAATTTGAATATGTTTGGTTAGATATGAATATGGCTAATTATAAAGTAGATACATTCCAAAATTCTTTAACTTATGAAGAAATACCATATCTAAATGATTTACTAAAATATTTTATGAAAAAACAATATGTAACTATGTATGATTTGTTAAAATTAAATGCTGATGTTAGAGGAATTTTAATAGAAAACAAAGAAGAAGCAGATATCATTTTTGAAAAAGTGGATAATAAAAATAACTTACCTCTTGCTGATATTTTAAGTAATTATCTTTAATTTATTCTTGTGAAAAAATAATTTTTATGTTAGAATAGAAAAAAATTAGAGGTTTTGCTGTTCAAAAGTTATTCCTACTTCTATTTCGGGAAAGGGAAAGACTGCGAGTCCCCCTTTATTTGAATAATACACACAGCAAATTGATACCTCTATTTTTTATTTATCCATCTATCTTGAAACCAATACCATTGTTCTGGATTGTTTAAAATAATTTTCTCATAAACTTTTAAAAGTTTATCAGTTAAACCATTTTTATCAGCATAATTTTTAGGATAGATAATTTCATTAATATAGATATTACAAATATTATTACTATCCACTTCATTATGAATAACAATAATAGGTAAATTTTCTCTTATAGAAAAAAATGCAGTGAAACCTGAGGCTGTTGTTGGTAAATTAAAAAATGTTACCTTTTCTCCATCAGGTTTTCTAACATCATTTAACATAATAAAGAAACCTTTTGATTTCTTATGTTTAAAAAGTGCTTTTATATTTTGCTCAGTGAAAGAAAGCATATTTTTCTTAAATCTAATTTTATTCATATAAGCTTCAATAAATTTATTGGGAACAGGTCTAACTATTATAAACATTGGTTCATCTATGATAGGGTACATACTCATATGAAAAAATCCATAATGTAATGTGGCTAAAATAATTCTATCATTTGTTTCTTTTAATTTTTCTAATAGTTCTAAGTTATGAATGATAGGTGGATATTTCTCGCCATATTCATAGATCCAAAAAGGCAATAAAAAAGACTTCATAGTATTTTTATAAGATTTAATAGCAGTATCTTTAATTTGCTTTTCTGTTAAATTATAATTATACTGTTTGTTTAAAATTAGATTTAAATTTTTTAAAGATAACTTTCTACCCTTTGGAATTAAGTAATATAAAAGAAGCCCTAGAAATTCAGAAAATTTTAATTTGATTTTACTAGGTAAGATTTTAAAAATAAATATAAATATTAAAAATATAAGATAGACTATAAAATCAAATATTAGTTTCAATATTATCACAACCTTAGTTATTAGCTTTAATAAAGAAAATAAATGAGTAGCGAATGAAAAATTTTAGATGAAAAATCAAATAGAATGAGCCGAGTAATTGTCGGCATGTTTGAAGCCAACTTGTTGGCAAGTTTTGCCGAAATTACAGCGAATTCTTGATTTTTTATCGTTAAAAAATTTTACTCAGCAACGAATTATTTTCTTATTAAACAAGTTATGAAATAATTATAGCATAAAGAGGGAAATATGGTAAATAAAGTAAAATTAGGAATAAACAATTTATATTTATTTAAAAACAATAATGGTGATTACTTATTGCTTGATACAGGTTTAGCCTGTAAGGAAAATTTAATTTTAAATAAAATCAATAAAGTTATTGGAGATTATAATAAAATCAAAGTAATAGTAATTACCCACTCTCATTCTGACCATATTGGAAATTTAAAATTATTGTTAGATAAAATTAAAAGGGAGGATAAAATTGTAATAATACATAGTAATGCCAAAGAAATTATGCTTTCAGGAGAAAAAATAATTCCTAATGGTTTCTATAAATTTACAAAATATATTTCTAAAAAATTGAAATTAAAATTTTCAAAAAAGTTTCAAAAAGGTTTTAAAAATCTTTCGAAAGAAGATTTAAAAAATGTAGTATTTCTAGATTTTAAAGATTATGAAGAATTTTCTTTAAATGAATATGGATTTGAAAATTTAAAAGTAATTTATACTCCAGGACATTCAAAGGATTCGATTTCCCTTGTCTATAATGATGAATACTTATTCTGTGGAGATATGATTCAAAACTTATTTTTTAAATATCCACTGATTCCTCTTTTTGGAGATGATATTGAAGAATTAATTAGTTCTTGGAAAAAAGCCATAGAAAAAGGCTACTCTAGGTTTTATCCTGCTACTTCTAAAAGCTATATCTTGAGAGAAGATTTAATAAAAAAATTGGAGAAATATGAATAAGATAGAATTTAAAATTATAAAGGGAAATGAGTCTAGTGAAGAAATAAATGAAATTTTAAATGAAGAAGATATGGAAAGTTCTATACAAATTAGATATATAAAGTATCCCACTCTTTTTGATTCATTGAAATTAGATGGAGTGAAAGACCCTCTTATTGTACCTGGAATAGATACTACAAATAATAAGATAGTTGGTTTGGGTGCTTGTACCATATTTGAAGATAACATTGCTTACTTAAATTCTTTTAGAATAAGAAAAGAGTATAGAAATAAGGTAAATTTTGGAAATGGCTATAAAAAGATTATAGAAGAATTAGAAAAAGAAGGAATAGATACAATTATTACAACTATTTTAGATGATAATAAGATGGCAAAGGAAATACTTACAAAGCAAAGAAGAAATATGCCAATCTATGAGTTCTATAAAAATATAACTTTCTATAGTATAAAAAATATTAAGAAAAATACTCTAGTTATAGATAATTTATATGTAACAGAATATAAGAATTTTAGAATAGAAATTAAAAATAAGCCAAATAAAAAGTATTTTGTTGAAAACTACAAAGGAATATATAAATTTTTATATAAGCTAAGAAAAATTATTTCTTTCTTTGGTTATCCAGAACTACCAGAAAAAAATACTGAAATGAGATTTTTGTATATAGACATAATTGCCAAAGATAACAATTATAGTAATAGTTTAGAAGTTATAAAGTTTTTACAAAATTTAGGTTGTTCTTGTGATTTTTTTATGATAGGAACTTATGAAAATACTTCATTAGATACACAACTAAAAAAAATTAAATCTTTTAAGTATAAAAGTAAACTTTATAAAGTTTATTATGGAGAGGATAAAAACAAGGAAAAAGATATAAAATTTAAGTTTTGGAACTTATAAAAGAGGTGAAATTAAATGGAATTAAAGGGTGATATAGTAAAAATAAATGAAATTTCACAAAGTGAAATAGAAGAAATGTATATTCTAATGACTGAATTTTATGATAATGTTGAGAAAGAAATATTTTTAAAGGATTTTAAAGAAAAAGATTATTGTATTATCTTGAAAGATGAAAAAAATACTATAAAAGGCTTCTCCACTCAAAAAATCATGAAATTTAATTTTGAAAATGAGGAGATTTATGGAGTATTTTCAGGAGATACTATAATAGATAAAGAAAATTGGGGAAATTTAACTTTATTTAAAGTCTTTGCTAATTTCTTCTTTCCATTTGGGGAAAAATATAAGAATTTTTACTGGTTTTTAATAGTAAAAGGCTATAAGACATATAAATTTCTTCCTACTTTTTATAAAGAATTTTATCCAACTTATAAGCTTGAAACTCCTGAAAAGTTTAAAAATATAATGGATTTATTTGGTAAGATAAAATATCCAAATGAATATAATAAAGAAAGTGGAGTTATAGAATACAAAGGAATAAAAGATTCGTTGAAAAAAGGAGTTGCAGATATAACTGAGAAAGAATTAAAAGATAAAAATGTTCAATTCTTTTTAGAAAGTAATCCTAATTATGAGAAAGGAAATGATTTAGTTTGTATTACTTCTTTAAAAATTGAAAATCTAAAAGAAAAGACATTAAAAATTTTATTTTAATTGAGAGGAAGGTTATGTTATCAAAACTTTATCTGTATATTATTCATAGTATGTTTTTACTTTTCTACAAAAAGGAATATAGAAAATATATGAGTAGTGAAAATATTTTAGAGATACAGGAAAATAAATTAAAAGAGATTTTAGAAAATAATAAAGATACTCTTTATGGAAAAAAATATAATTTTGATAAAATAAAAACTATTCAAGATTTTCAAAAAGAAGTTCCACTTACAAAATATGAAGATTACTTGCCCTATATAGAAAAAATAAAAATGGGAGAAGAATATATTTTAACACATGAAAAAGTTAAGATGTTTGAATTAACAAGTGGTTCAACTTCTGCAAGTAAGTTAATCCCATATACTAATAGCTTAAAAAAAGAATTTCAGTCTGGTATAAAAGTTTGGTTGTACTCCTTGTATAAAAAATATCCTAGTTTAAAATTTGGAAAAAGCTATTGGAGTATCACACCAAAAGTAGATTTCCAACATAGAGAGAACTCTGTTATTCCAATTGGTTTTGAAGAAGATAGCGAGTATTTTGGAAGTTTGGAAAAATATTTAATAGACTCTATCTTTATAAATCCTAAGGATATTAAAAATGAAAAAGATATGGATAGATTTTACTTAAAAACTCTTTCCACTCTTGTTGCAGAAAAAAATATTAGACTTTTTTCATTCTGGAGCCCTAATTTACTTCTCTTATTGATAGAATATCTAGAAAAAAATTCTGAAAAGATTTTAAAAACTCTTAATAAAAAAAGAAGAGAAGAAGTAAGGAAATATATAGAAACTAAGGAATATTATAAAATATGGAAGAATTTAAGACTTATTAGTTGCTGGGGAGATAGTAATTCAACGGAATATCTAAAAAAGATTAAAGAAATTTTTCCTAATACAGTAATTCAAGAAAAGGGTTTACTTGCAACAGAGGGCTTTATCTCATTTCCAGATACTGAAGAAAATCTTTCAAAATTAAGTATTTATTCACATTTTTTTGAATTTTTATCCTTGGATGATAATAGAATTTACAATGCTTCAGAAATTGAAATCAATAAAAGCTATGAACTTATTATTACAACTTCTGGAGGTTTATATAGATATTGTATAGGAGATATTATAGAAGTTATCTCTATTAAAAATAAAATTCCTTATATAAAATTTATAGGAAGGAGAGGAGCAGTATCAGATTTATTTGGAGAAAAATTAGAAGAAAATTTTTTAAAAAACATAATGGAAACTTATAAACAAAAAATAGATTTCTATATGTTTGCACCATCTAAAAATCATTATGTTCTTTTTATTAAAACTGATAAAAAAATAAATATTGAAGATTTAGAAAGTAAATTGAGAGAAAATTTTCACTATGATTATTGTAGAAAATTAGGACAATTAAAAGAAATAAAAATATTTATACTAACTGACAATCCTGAAAGAGAATATATAGAGGCTTGTCAAAATAAAAATCAAAAATTAGGAAATATAAAAATGACAGCACTTTCAAAAGAAGGTGACTGGGAGAATATCTTTACTGGATATTTTCAAGAAAGTGAGGACGAATGAAGATAGCTTTTTTAGCACCTGCTGGTGCAATGCACCGTTTTAATGGAAGTTTTGGAAAGAGTTTACATTATGCACCATTGACATTAACAACTTTGGCGGCATTAATCCCTGAAAGTTTAAATGCCGAAGCAAAAATTTATGATGAAACCATTGAAAAAATCCCTTTGGACTTAGAGGCAGATATAATCGTTATGACTTCTATTACAGGAACATCTCAAAGATGTTATGCCTATGCAGATTATTTTAGAAAAAGAGGGATTACAGTTGTTTTAGGTGGGGTTCATCCATCACTTATGCCAGAAGAAGCTTCTCAACATGCAGATGTTGTAATGATAGGCTTTGCTGAACAAACATTCCCACAAATGCTTTTAGATTTTAAAAATGGAAGATTAAAAAGAATGTATATTCAAGATAAAGAATTTAATTTAGAAAATAAAGTAATACCTAGGAGAGAACTTTTACAAAAAGATAAATATATAACAACAGCAACTGTTGAAGTTATAAGAGGTTGTTCTTTGCCATGTACCTTCTGTGCCTATCCAACTGCTTTTGGAAGAAAAATTTATAAGAGACCTATAAAAGAAGTTTTAAGTGAAATTGAAATGTTTTCTGAAAAAATTATTTTATTTCCAGATGTAAATTTAATTGCAGATAGAGAATATGCAATGAGACTTTTTAAAGAAATGAAATCTTTAAAAAAATATTGGATGGGACTTGTAACTTCTTCTGTGGGTATAGATGAAAATATGATTAAAACTTTTGCAGATAGTGGTTGTAAAGGACTATTAATTGGTTTTGAATCTATTACACAAGAGTCACAAAGTTATATCAATAAGGGTATAAACAAAGTTGCTGATTATGCAGAACTTATGAAAAAACTTCATGACTATGGAATTTTAGTACAAGGTTGTTTTGCCTTTGGAAGTGATGAAGAAGATACTTCTGTATTTGAAAGAACTGTTGAAGCAGTTGTTAAAGCTAAAATTGATTTACCAAGATATAGTATTTTAACACCTTTCCCTAAGACACAATTCTATGCTCAACTTGAAGCAGAAAATAGAATATTTGAAAAAAATTGGGCTATGTATGATGTTGAACACTGTGTATTTACACCTAAAAAAATGACAGTTGAAGAATTAGAAAAAGGTACTGCTTGGGCTTGGAGAGAAACATATAGTATGAAAAATATTTTTAAAAGACTAGCTCCATTTACACATAGTCCTTGGATATCTTTACCTTTAAATATAGCTTATAGAAAATATGCAGATAAGTATGAACATTTTACAAAGGAAATTATGTGTGATAATTCAGATATTCCTATTTAAAAATTAAAAAGTCCCCCACTTTTATAAGTGGGGGTAGTTAGTTTAATGTATAGGTTTCTCTCCTTTTTCTTGAGTAGTTCTCATATCCCATGATGGTTTTTTAAATACATAGAATACAAAAGGTGGTATTCCCAATAAAAATACAACTATTGCCACAATAATAGGATACATATTGCGTGGTATAGCAGCTTCATTTGTGGTAGGAACAAAGCTCATGATAAATGCAAGAGCACAAGATATAAATCCTATTCCTGACACAAACTTAACAGCTGGAACTTTATATCCTCTTTCTATGCTAGGTTCTTTTTTTCTTAAAACTATAACAGCTGCAAACATAAGCATATACATTACAACATATAAAGCTGCAGCCATTCCTATAAGAGCTATAAATACATCAGAAACATTTGGGAACAAAACATAAATCATAGCAAGAATAGTTACAATTATACCTTGAAAAATAAGTATATTTATTTGTATATTATTTTTATTTACCTTTTGTAGAATTGGAGGTAGCAATCCTGTTCTTCCTGCATCCAAAAGTCCTTTTGAAGGTCCTGCAACCCAAGTTACAACAGAAGCAATTGCTCCAAAAAACATTGCACCTGACATTATATTACTCATCCAACTCATATGAAATTTTTCAAAAAATTCTTGAAATGCAACCATTATTCCATTTGCCATACCAAGTTTATCTGCTGGAACTGCCATTGCAATAGACAATGTTGGGAAAATAAATACACAAAGTATTAAAATAAATGCAAGAGCAATAGCTTTAGTAAAATTTTTTTTTGGGTTTTCCATTTGCCCAGCATGTACTGCATTCATTTCCATACCTGCATAAGAAAGTACATTACTCACAATTAAAACAAGGGAAGAAATTCCTGTAATTTTTGGGATATATGAACTTTGTAAATAAGATTCTGAAACTGGTTGTCCTTGAGCTACCCAAAGTAATCCAAGTATTATTAATACAGCACCTGGTATTAAAACTCCTATCATTCCTCCAATAGAACTTACCTTAGCAAAAAGGTTTCCTCCTTTGAAGGCAAGGAAGGTTGAAAACCAATAGACCACTATTATGACAATTGCAGTAAATAATCCAGAATTTGATAAATCACCTCTATTTATTGTAAAAGCCAGTGCGGCTGCCACAAAGGCGAGTTGAACTGGATACCAAACAACATTTTGTATCCATTGTAACCAAATTGCTACAAAGCCCATACGATTTCCAAATGCTTCACGTATCCAAACATACACTCCACCTTTATAAGTAGTTGCGAATTCAGCACTAACCAATGAAGTTGGAATTAAGAATAATATTGCTGGTATAATATACATTAAAATTGAAGCTCTTCCCTCTTCTGCCATAGGAGGTAGTGTACGTAAAGAGGCTACAGATATTGTTGTCATTACAGCAATTTGAAATACAGACAAAGTATTTTTTTGTATAGGGCTACTATTTTTTAAATTATCTTTATTCATTTAAAATTCCCCCTTATTATTAGTGGCGGAAACTTCTAGTATTATTCTTAGGCATTTCATGTTCAAGACTTTCAAGATATTTTACTTGAGATTTGATATCATCTAAAAATCTATCAGCAAGATCCATACTAAGTCCATTTCTTACAACTATTCTTTGAACAGTTATATCTGTAAGATTTACTGGCATGGGATAAGCTGGGACTTGCCAACCTTTCATACGTAATCTATCTGATAAATCATATAAAGTCCATTTACGATTAGGAGATTCTTTAAGCATCCAAGCAAATACAGGAATATCTGTTGGATGATTCCAAAGTGTAAACATATCCATTTTATTAATTTCATCAGCAAGATGATTTGCTACATCCATTGTAGATTGTTGTACTGTTTTGTATCCATTAAAGCCATATCTTAAAAATGCCCAATATTGTAATAATATTTGTGCACCAGGACGAGAGAAATTCAATGCAAATGTTGGCATTTCTCCTCCAAGATAGCTTACTTTGAATATAAGGCTTTCAGGAAGATGTGCTGTGCTACGCCAAACTACCCAACCAAGTCCAGGATAAACTAAACCATATTTATGTCCTGATGTATTAATAGAATATACTCTTGGTATACGAAAATCCCATTCTAATTCTGGTTGTATAAATGGAGCTATCATACCTCCAGAAGCTGCATCAACATGTATAGGAATATCTAATCCAGTATCTTTTTCAATTTTATCTAAAGCCTTAGCAATATCTTTTACAGGTTCATACATTCCTGTATAAGTTACTCCCATTATTGCTATAACACCTATTGTATTTTCATCTACATATTTTTCTAAGTCATAGCCATCTAAGACTTTATGTTCTAAACTTATTGGAACATACCTTGGTTCAACATCAAAATAATTACAAAACTTTTCCCAGCAAACTTGTACAGCAGAGCTCATTATAAGATTAGGATGAGCAGTAGATTTTCCAAGTTTTTTCATTTTTTCTTGCCATCTACGTTTAAGAGCTAAAGCTCCAAGCATACATGCTTCAGATGAGCCAGTTGTAGAGCAACCAATAGAATTATCAGGATCTGGTGCATGCCAAAGATCAGCAAGCATGTGCCAACAATTTGTTTCAACTCTTGCAGTAGCAGGATATTCATCTTTATCTATTGCATTTTTATCAAATGTTTCAGAGTATAATTTATTAGCACTTTCATCCATCCATGTTGAAACAAAAGTTGCTAAATTTAAACGAGCATTTCCATCTAACATAGACTCATCATGTACAATTTGATAAGCTGTTTCTGGTAACATAGAGTCTGTTGGAAAACGATCTGCAAGAGCAGATGTAACTTCACCTGGACGTGCAAAAATTGGATTGATTTCAATAGTTTTAGATAAATTTTTTTTAGCCATTTTAAAACTCCTTTTTTAATAAAAAACAAACTATAAAATATTCCATGGTGCCGTTAAAATTAAATATGACATATTATCTACCCGCAAGATTATTATAACACTTTTTAGCTTGACTGTATATATTAGATAGTATTAATAAATGTATAACTAAAAATTTTATGAACAAAATTTATTTATAAAAGAAATAAAAAATGATGTTAATGAAAATTTTTCAAAAACACCATTTTTTAAATAAATAACAATATTTTTTATTTAGAATATTTTTTTATATATTCATAGAATAATTTTGCAGGAGCATCCCTTAGAGATTTTTCGATAAAACTATCATTAGGATCTTTAAAAAACCCTGTTGCAATAAGAGTTGATAGCCCATGGGCAAATACCCAACAACTAACTAACAATTCTTCCTGTTTTTCCTTATCTATTTTTATTAGTCTTTCATCTTTTTTTATTTCTTCACGAATTAAATTTAAGAATTCTTCAATTAGTGAGCCTTCAATATTATCTTTTGAAAATACTTGCAAAAAAAGTTGTTTTTCTTCACGAGCAAAAATTGAAATACCCATACCTATATCTAAAAATTTTATTCCTGTTCTTCTTTTTATTAAGTACTCTATAAACAAGTCCTTAGCTCTTTTTATTAATTCTTTTTTTAAATTTTTCATAGAACCAATAGATTTATATATAGGTGCAGGTGAAGCATCCAATATTTTTGCAACATTTCTAGCACTTATAGATTCAATTCCTTCTTCTTTAAATAACTCAAATGACTTATCTAAAATAAGCTCTTTTGAAAACAAGACTTTCTTTGGCATAAATAACTCCTAAATTAATTAAAACTTTTTAGTAATAGATAAACCTAGTGCTGTAATTTCTTTTTTATATTTTTGATTTTCAGCTACTCCATATTTTTCTTTAAAGTTTCCATCTGCTCCTTGATAAATAAAGTGAGCAACAGAAGCAGTGATAGATAAACTATCATCATATTGATATCTAATACCTCCACCTAGTGTAACAGAATTTAAAGCATATTCTGTGTCATTAAATGAAGCAGTTTTTGCTCCTGTATCAGCATAGTTTATGCTTCCAATCAATGTAAATTTTTCATTTAATTTATACTCATTTCCTAATGCAATTTCCCAACCATTTTTATAGTCTCCACCATGTTGATGTCCACGGAAAGCTTTAACTCTATCCATTTTAGCTTGACGGTTAAAATAGAAATTACCTGAAGCAGATACCAAATAACTATCTGTAACTTTATATGAAGCTCCAACTGATAGTATTGCTGGTAAATCTCTTCTTATCTTAGAGTTTATTGTATATTGTGGATAGAAAGTAGATAAACCAATAGTTTGTCCTAAAATATCAGTTGTTTGTAATTGATATTCGTGTCCTTTTGCCTTAAAATTCATTTTTACTCTTGAATCATATCTTGCTGCTAAATTTAATTTATCATTTACTTTATAGTTTACTCCTAATTGGAAACCATAACCCCAAGCTTCTCTCTTAGAATCAATATCTCCAGTTAAACCATTTTGATTTAAACCATTTACTTTTTGTTGAAGCTTTGTTAATGCTTCATTAGTTTTTTGAGCTTTTATTGCTGCAATTTGAGCTGC includes the following:
- a CDS encoding TetR/AcrR family transcriptional regulator: MPKKVLFSKELILDKSFELFKEEGIESISARNVAKILDASPAPIYKSIGSMKNLKKELIKRAKDLFIEYLIKRRTGIKFLDIGMGISIFAREEKQLFLQVFSKDNIEGSLIEEFLNLIREEIKKDERLIKIDKEKQEELLVSCWVFAHGLSTLIATGFFKDPNDSFIEKSLRDAPAKLFYEYIKKYSK
- a CDS encoding OmpP1/FadL family transporter, whose amino-acid sequence is MKKLLLLSAILSSGLYAASIDHVQTYTPDYLANQAQTGMINGASAYYNPAGLGRLEQGKYFHVGFQFAHGHEKMSYGKKKHKAKLNQAIPNVSLTFVDEKGATFFNFGAIAGGGDLEYDGVSGVDVLTDLAQFKPLGIYDKGSTLKGSNKYEQITLGRSFNVDSNLSFSIAGRLVHGTRKLNGNLNIGANPTAQYKQAKAQQVAQEVSKAVDAATQGKGLSAAQIAAIKAQKTNEALTKLQQKVNGLNQNGLTGDIDSKREAWGYGFQLGVNYKVNDKLNLAARYDSRVKMNFKAKGHEYQLQTTDILGQTIGLSTFYPQYTINSKIRRDLPAILSVGASYKVTDSYLVSASGNFYFNRQAKMDRVKAFRGHQHGGDYKNGWEIALGNEYKLNEKFTLIGSINYADTGAKTASFNDTEYALNSVTLGGGIRYQYDDSLSITASVAHFIYQGADGNFKEKYGVAENQKYKKEITALGLSITKKF